Proteins found in one Thermoanaerobacter uzonensis DSM 18761 genomic segment:
- a CDS encoding ABC transporter substrate-binding protein encodes MRKFYAKVIAVLVVLSLLGTLIAGCGSKNVSDARKKVLKVSMGLGEAEWKVMKEDIFPPFEQKYGVKIEPLQIEAGDLIKKLDAMHKANAMDIDIITQDNMQLAPLVAKGLVEDLSQYRDMIPKEVIPSLVPVGEFNGKLYFMPYRPNVEIAFYNADKFKEYGLKLPTNWDELLQVAKTFKEKEGIGRVIIKENLGPDSTVQMFDLIRSAGGDPTVLNDEGSIKAFTFLKELQPYLSPDSKKADWNTPVEYLAKDSVYLVENWPYTANVLVEQYGKKNILAYHGWAGPVKESHVLGGEVIGIPTGAPNKEMAIKFMQYLMSKEVQEKLVAKLGWPSMRSDAYGKVADWQKPYFEAINEALKHAEPRPNLVYWADVDKAINGALREIIFENKPIKPTLDKYHNMIEEAKKAAESK; translated from the coding sequence ATGAGGAAGTTTTATGCTAAGGTAATAGCAGTATTAGTGGTTCTTTCCCTTTTGGGTACCCTTATCGCAGGATGCGGGAGTAAAAATGTGTCAGATGCGAGGAAAAAAGTCTTAAAAGTTTCAATGGGACTTGGAGAAGCAGAGTGGAAAGTGATGAAGGAAGATATTTTTCCACCATTTGAGCAAAAGTATGGTGTAAAAATTGAGCCTCTTCAAATTGAAGCAGGAGACCTTATTAAAAAGTTAGATGCTATGCACAAAGCAAATGCGATGGATATAGATATTATAACTCAAGATAACATGCAACTTGCTCCGCTTGTGGCAAAAGGGCTTGTGGAAGATTTGTCTCAGTATAGAGACATGATACCCAAGGAAGTAATACCAAGTCTTGTTCCAGTTGGAGAGTTTAATGGAAAATTGTACTTTATGCCTTATAGACCAAATGTAGAGATAGCTTTTTACAACGCAGATAAATTCAAAGAATATGGTTTGAAACTACCTACAAATTGGGATGAGCTTTTACAGGTTGCAAAGACTTTTAAAGAAAAAGAGGGTATAGGCAGAGTTATAATTAAAGAAAATTTGGGGCCTGACAGCACAGTTCAAATGTTTGACCTTATAAGGTCTGCTGGTGGTGACCCAACAGTATTGAACGATGAAGGTTCAATAAAAGCATTTACATTCTTGAAAGAATTACAGCCATACCTCTCTCCTGACTCAAAGAAAGCTGACTGGAATACACCTGTAGAATATCTCGCAAAAGATAGTGTATATTTAGTTGAAAATTGGCCTTACACCGCAAACGTTCTTGTAGAGCAGTATGGTAAAAAGAACATTTTGGCATATCACGGTTGGGCAGGTCCGGTTAAAGAGTCCCACGTTTTAGGAGGAGAAGTTATAGGAATACCAACTGGTGCACCTAATAAAGAGATGGCAATAAAGTTTATGCAGTATCTCATGAGTAAAGAAGTTCAAGAAAAACTTGTGGCTAAATTGGGATGGCCATCAATGAGAAGCGATGCTTATGGTAAAGTTGCAGATTGGCAGAAACCATATTTTGAAGCTATAAATGAAGCATTAAAACATGCAGAACCGAGGCCAAACCTTGTATACTGGGCTGATGTAGACAAGGCTATAAATGGAGCACTAAGAGAGATAATCTTTGAAAATAAACCTATTAAACCTACTCTTGATAAATATCACAACATGATAGAAGAAGCTAAAAAAGCCGCAGAAAGCAAGTAA
- a CDS encoding glycoside hydrolase family 65 protein, with protein sequence MANKTKKPIYPFEDWVIRETQFSIDTNYRNETIFALANGYIGIRGTFEEGYSGPKNTSFNGTYINGFYEIHDIVYPEGGYGFAKIGQTMLNVADSKIIKLYVDGEQFDLLKGKILFYERVLDMKKGFVERKVKWESPTGKVLEVKIKRIVSLNRQHLAAISFTVEPVNFSGKIRFISAIDGNVSNINDSKDVRVGSNLKGKVLKTIDKGVEDLKGWIVQKTQKSNFSYVCAIDNALVGDSKYEVSNSLEEDGVKVIVDLEAEKGTSYTLNKFISYYTSKDFDEYKLVALALEEIEKAKNDGFETIEKEQEEFLNSFWEDADVIIEGDKALQQGIRFNEFHLLQSVGRDGKTNIAAKGLTGEGYEGHYFWDSDIYIMPFFLYTKPEIAKALVMYRYNLLDAARSRAKELGHKGALYPWRTIDGPECSAYFPAGTAQYHINADIVYALKRYVEATNDLDFLYDYGCEILFETARFWENLGAYIPLKGNKFCINCVTGPDEYTALVDNNAYTNYMAKMNLEYAYNIANKMKKEVPEKYQKITSKLNLKDQEINAWKKAADNMYLPYSNELDIIPQDDSFLYKERITVDQIPQDQFPLLLHWHYLNIYRYQICKQPDVLLLMFLQREKFTKDELKKNYDYYEPITTHDSSLSPAIFSILANEIGYTDKAYKYFMMTARMDLDDYNDNVKDGIHAASMAGTWSAVVNGFGGMRVYTNELHFEPRLPKEWNLLSFNVRYKGRKINIKLTKESVVFALLKGEPIEIYCFDEKILLEKRENKVESRKN encoded by the coding sequence ATGGCCAACAAAACGAAGAAACCAATTTACCCTTTTGAAGATTGGGTTATAAGAGAGACGCAGTTTAGTATAGACACTAACTACAGAAATGAAACTATTTTTGCTTTAGCAAATGGATATATTGGAATAAGAGGAACTTTTGAAGAAGGATATTCAGGGCCTAAAAATACCTCTTTTAATGGGACTTATATCAATGGGTTTTATGAAATACACGATATAGTTTACCCTGAAGGGGGATATGGTTTTGCAAAAATAGGTCAGACAATGTTAAATGTGGCAGATAGTAAAATAATAAAATTGTATGTAGATGGGGAACAGTTTGATTTACTAAAAGGGAAAATCCTATTTTATGAGAGAGTACTTGACATGAAGAAAGGTTTTGTAGAAAGAAAAGTAAAATGGGAATCCCCTACAGGAAAAGTTTTAGAGGTAAAAATAAAGAGAATTGTATCATTAAATAGGCAACATTTAGCGGCAATTTCTTTTACTGTGGAACCTGTAAATTTTAGTGGGAAAATTAGATTTATTTCCGCTATTGACGGAAATGTTTCAAATATAAATGATAGTAAAGATGTAAGAGTAGGTTCAAATTTAAAAGGAAAAGTTTTAAAGACTATAGATAAAGGTGTAGAGGATTTAAAAGGATGGATTGTTCAAAAAACGCAAAAGAGCAATTTCTCCTATGTTTGCGCGATAGACAATGCATTAGTGGGAGATAGTAAATATGAAGTCTCAAATAGTTTAGAAGAAGATGGAGTAAAAGTAATTGTAGATCTAGAGGCTGAAAAAGGCACCTCATACACATTGAATAAATTTATTTCCTATTACACTTCAAAGGATTTTGATGAATATAAATTGGTTGCTCTTGCTTTAGAAGAAATAGAAAAAGCCAAAAATGACGGCTTTGAAACGATAGAAAAAGAGCAGGAAGAATTTTTGAATTCTTTTTGGGAAGATGCTGATGTAATCATAGAAGGAGATAAAGCTCTGCAGCAAGGCATACGCTTTAATGAATTTCATTTACTTCAATCTGTCGGAAGAGATGGGAAGACAAATATTGCAGCAAAAGGGCTGACGGGAGAAGGTTATGAAGGCCATTATTTTTGGGATTCTGATATTTATATAATGCCTTTCTTTCTTTATACAAAGCCCGAAATTGCAAAAGCTTTGGTAATGTACAGGTATAATCTTTTAGATGCAGCAAGATCCAGGGCAAAGGAATTAGGTCACAAAGGAGCTTTGTATCCTTGGAGAACGATAGATGGGCCTGAATGTTCTGCATACTTTCCGGCTGGTACGGCACAGTATCACATAAATGCTGATATAGTTTATGCTTTAAAAAGATATGTGGAGGCTACAAATGATTTGGACTTTCTTTATGACTATGGATGTGAAATATTATTTGAAACTGCAAGATTTTGGGAAAATTTAGGAGCGTATATTCCTCTTAAGGGCAATAAATTCTGCATAAACTGTGTCACTGGTCCAGATGAGTATACTGCATTGGTTGATAATAACGCTTATACCAATTACATGGCAAAAATGAATTTGGAATATGCCTATAATATTGCAAATAAAATGAAAAAAGAAGTGCCTGAGAAATACCAAAAAATTACTTCTAAGTTAAATCTAAAAGATCAAGAAATTAATGCGTGGAAAAAAGCTGCTGACAATATGTACCTTCCTTATTCAAATGAACTTGACATTATACCACAGGATGACAGTTTTTTATATAAAGAAAGGATAACAGTAGATCAAATACCACAAGATCAATTTCCACTTTTGTTGCACTGGCATTACCTAAATATTTATAGATATCAAATATGCAAACAGCCTGATGTGTTGCTTTTGATGTTTTTACAGAGAGAAAAATTTACTAAAGATGAACTTAAAAAGAATTACGATTATTATGAACCTATTACCACTCACGACTCTTCCTTGTCGCCAGCTATATTTAGCATACTAGCCAATGAAATAGGATATACTGACAAAGCTTATAAATACTTTATGATGACTGCAAGAATGGATTTGGACGACTACAATGACAATGTTAAGGATGGAATTCATGCTGCTTCTATGGCAGGAACATGGAGTGCAGTTGTGAATGGCTTTGGTGGAATGAGGGTTTATACAAATGAACTTCATTTTGAGCCGAGACTACCTAAAGAATGGAATTTGCTCTCTTTTAATGTGAGATACAAAGGTAGAAAAATAAATATCAAATTAACCAAAGAAAGTGTTGTGTTTGCACTATTAAAAGGAGAACCTATAGAAATCTACTGCTTTGACGAAAAAATTTTACTTGAAAAAAGAGAAAATAAAGTAGAAAGTCGTAAAAATTAA
- the pgmB gene encoding beta-phosphoglucomutase — protein MARYQGVIFDLDGVITDTARYHYLAWKKLADELGIYFDEVINERLKGVSRLQSLEIILEKSDKKYSQEEKEYYANKKNEYYKEMIKRITPKDLLPGVEKFIEELKKRGIKTAIASVSKNAFTVVENLKIKDKFDYIVDANEIKHGKPDPEIFLNAADHLGISPEKCIGIEDSAAGITAIKKAGMYAVGVGNPETVKEADLILKDLSEADKILELL, from the coding sequence ATGGCAAGGTATCAAGGAGTAATTTTTGATTTAGATGGTGTTATTACAGATACTGCAAGATACCACTATTTAGCATGGAAGAAACTCGCTGATGAGTTGGGGATATATTTTGATGAAGTTATAAACGAGAGATTAAAAGGTGTAAGCCGCTTACAGTCTTTAGAGATAATTTTAGAGAAAAGTGATAAAAAATATTCTCAAGAAGAAAAAGAATATTATGCAAATAAAAAGAATGAGTACTATAAAGAGATGATAAAGAGAATTACACCTAAGGATCTATTGCCGGGAGTGGAGAAATTCATTGAAGAGCTTAAGAAAAGAGGCATTAAAACAGCAATTGCCTCTGTCAGTAAAAACGCTTTTACTGTTGTTGAAAATTTAAAAATAAAAGATAAATTTGACTATATAGTGGATGCAAATGAAATTAAGCATGGAAAACCTGACCCTGAGATATTTTTAAATGCAGCAGACCATCTTGGCATTTCTCCTGAAAAGTGTATTGGAATAGAAGATTCTGCTGCGGGCATCACTGCAATAAAAAAAGCAGGGATGTATGCAGTAGGAGTAGGCAATCCTGAAACGGTGAAAGAAGCAGACTTAATTTTAAAGGATTTAAGTGAAGCGGATAAAATATTAGAATTGCTGTAG
- a CDS encoding S8 family serine peptidase, with protein sequence MKSRQTLKALLAFVLIVALMSLSGVLVQAQPNLTNLSGDFPAKNYPPQIQKVLMQDSNKNKIFDNLEAKLTDKPDSAEFPVVITFNKNIDDNELLNISKSIGKFNIKHKYKIIPGIAATLTKGQINALSKLDIVKQIEYDEPVYATLDTATKWFGVTKARSDFGVTGNRDGNPSSYSKNDIVIAIIDTGIDGSHVDLAGGKIIGWRDFVNGKTTPYDDNGHGTHVASIAAGTGAGNSLYTGVAPGAALVGIKVLDSNGSGSMSTVTAGIDWAVQNKDVYGIKVINLSLGTSTSSDGTDSTSLAVNSAVDNGIVVVVAAGNSGPARYTIGSPGAAEKAITVAAMADVGELGFNLASFSSRGPTADGRIKPDIAAPGYNITAAKANSINGYVTYSGTSMATPFVAGTVALMLSANINLAPIDVKNIIMTTAKSWGPPSKNIDYGAGRLDAYEAIKTAGNFTGTNISVPNHYYAKDSLPGSGYSDIWTFNVTNTSYPIAITFIIPDWANYNPDFDIYLYGPTGTLIKSSTGTQRQETITYIPTQTGTYYIKVYSYRGSGNYYFDLSTGGGSLTLSNNDI encoded by the coding sequence ATGAAGAGCCGACAAACATTAAAAGCTTTACTGGCCTTTGTGTTAATTGTAGCTTTAATGTCGCTAAGTGGAGTATTAGTCCAAGCTCAACCCAACTTAACAAACTTATCTGGCGACTTTCCAGCAAAAAATTACCCTCCTCAAATTCAAAAAGTTTTGATGCAAGATTCTAACAAAAACAAAATCTTTGATAACCTGGAAGCAAAGCTTACTGATAAGCCTGACAGTGCGGAATTCCCTGTCGTAATAACCTTCAACAAAAACATAGATGATAACGAACTATTGAATATTTCTAAATCCATTGGAAAGTTTAATATAAAGCACAAATACAAAATTATTCCAGGAATTGCTGCTACTTTAACTAAAGGACAAATAAACGCTTTGTCAAAATTGGATATAGTAAAGCAAATTGAGTATGATGAGCCTGTATATGCGACATTAGACACCGCAACAAAATGGTTTGGCGTTACAAAAGCGAGAAGTGACTTTGGCGTAACTGGAAACAGAGATGGTAATCCTTCCTCTTACTCCAAAAATGATATAGTAATAGCAATTATTGATACAGGCATTGATGGTTCCCATGTTGACCTTGCTGGTGGCAAAATAATAGGATGGCGAGATTTTGTAAACGGTAAAACTACCCCTTACGATGATAATGGACATGGGACTCATGTAGCAAGCATTGCAGCAGGAACTGGGGCGGGTAACAGCCTTTATACAGGTGTTGCACCTGGTGCGGCTTTGGTAGGAATAAAAGTACTTGATTCGAATGGAAGCGGAAGTATGAGTACCGTAACGGCAGGAATTGATTGGGCTGTTCAAAACAAAGATGTATACGGAATCAAAGTCATAAATTTAAGCCTTGGAACTTCTACAAGTTCTGATGGAACTGACTCTACCTCATTAGCAGTAAACAGCGCCGTAGATAACGGAATTGTAGTAGTAGTTGCAGCTGGAAATTCAGGTCCTGCAAGGTACACCATAGGATCACCTGGTGCAGCGGAAAAAGCCATAACTGTTGCAGCAATGGCAGATGTAGGAGAACTTGGATTCAACCTTGCAAGCTTCTCTAGCCGTGGTCCCACAGCTGACGGAAGGATAAAACCTGACATTGCAGCACCTGGATATAATATAACTGCCGCAAAAGCAAATTCTATAAATGGCTATGTGACATACAGTGGTACAAGCATGGCTACACCTTTTGTAGCAGGTACAGTAGCCCTTATGCTTAGTGCAAATATAAACCTTGCACCAATTGATGTAAAAAATATAATAATGACTACTGCAAAAAGTTGGGGGCCTCCAAGCAAAAACATTGACTATGGTGCAGGAAGATTGGATGCATATGAAGCAATTAAAACAGCTGGAAATTTCACAGGAACTAATATATCTGTGCCAAACCATTATTATGCTAAAGATTCGCTCCCTGGGTCTGGTTACAGTGACATTTGGACATTTAACGTGACAAACACATCATATCCTATCGCAATAACTTTCATAATACCTGATTGGGCAAACTATAACCCTGATTTCGATATATACCTCTATGGCCCAACTGGTACTCTTATTAAAAGTTCAACTGGAACACAAAGGCAGGAAACAATAACATATATTCCAACACAAACGGGAACCTATTACATCAAAGTATATTCATACAGAGGCAGTGGAAATTATTACTTTGATTTAAGTACGGGCGGCGGTTCACTCACCCTTTCAAATAACGACATATAA
- a CDS encoding sigma-54-dependent transcriptional regulator, producing the protein MTNKEKIYNIIVEKSKEFDIQNFLISRKGGITTEEVAQLLKMARPNVSFILNHLVREGKIVKIISKPVYYIEKDRLAYFLGNKVKEEMLLKDLIDFLHLRKGKECAFENIIGHDGSLKGQIEQAKAAVLYPPYGLHTLIIGPPGSGKSFFAEMMYKFSLQNGRVGPLEVLNCADYYNNPQLLMSHLFGHVKGAYTGADVDKIGLVEKADKGILFLDEVHRLPPEGQEMLFYLIDKGVYKRLGDTVERRANLMIIAATTEKPGSFLLKTFMRRIPVVIQLPSFEERPLEEKIEMIIYLFKEEAKRLNLNIVVHPEVISLLLSLQYEGNIGELKSLLQLICSKAFLMNYGTNRNFLKIDLTLLPQNYLKLGLNDRVVFDKFLIISPEKEKKIDRYDFYEFIAMKYHELKERGIKGMLLEKGIIDCINNFLESILEDNFRKNGNFP; encoded by the coding sequence ATGACTAATAAGGAAAAAATTTATAATATTATTGTAGAAAAAAGTAAAGAATTTGATATTCAAAATTTTTTGATAAGTAGAAAAGGTGGAATCACTACAGAAGAAGTAGCACAACTCTTAAAAATGGCTCGACCCAATGTGTCTTTTATTTTAAATCATCTTGTAAGAGAAGGGAAAATAGTTAAAATTATTTCAAAACCCGTGTATTATATTGAAAAAGATAGATTAGCTTATTTTTTAGGGAATAAGGTTAAAGAAGAAATGCTTCTAAAAGACTTAATTGATTTTTTACACTTAAGAAAAGGAAAAGAATGTGCTTTTGAAAATATAATAGGACATGATGGCAGCCTCAAAGGACAAATAGAACAGGCCAAAGCAGCTGTATTATATCCTCCTTATGGGCTCCACACTCTTATCATAGGACCGCCTGGCTCTGGTAAATCTTTTTTCGCGGAGATGATGTACAAATTCAGTCTTCAAAATGGTAGGGTAGGACCTCTGGAAGTGTTAAACTGCGCGGATTACTATAACAATCCTCAACTTCTTATGTCTCATTTGTTTGGACATGTTAAAGGGGCTTATACTGGAGCTGATGTAGATAAGATAGGTTTAGTCGAAAAAGCCGATAAAGGGATATTATTCCTTGACGAGGTTCACCGCCTACCTCCAGAGGGCCAGGAGATGCTCTTTTACCTTATTGACAAAGGAGTGTATAAAAGATTAGGAGATACTGTTGAAAGAAGGGCTAACTTAATGATTATAGCAGCTACTACAGAGAAACCAGGTTCCTTTCTTTTAAAGACTTTTATGAGGAGAATACCCGTTGTCATTCAACTTCCTTCCTTTGAGGAGAGACCTCTTGAAGAAAAAATTGAAATGATTATTTATCTTTTTAAAGAAGAAGCCAAACGCCTAAACTTAAATATTGTTGTACATCCGGAAGTAATTTCTTTGCTTTTGTCTTTGCAATATGAGGGAAATATTGGGGAATTGAAATCCCTCCTTCAATTAATTTGCTCTAAAGCTTTTTTAATGAACTATGGGACAAATAGGAATTTTTTAAAAATTGATCTTACTTTGTTACCTCAGAATTATTTAAAACTAGGGCTAAATGATAGAGTAGTTTTTGATAAATTTTTAATCATTTCTCCTGAAAAAGAAAAGAAAATAGATAGATATGATTTTTATGAATTTATCGCTATGAAATATCATGAATTAAAAGAAAGGGGAATTAAGGGGATGTTACTTGAAAAGGGAATAATCGATTGTATTAATAACTTTTTAGAAAGCATTTTGGAGGATAATTTTAGAAAAAATGGGAATTTTCCATAG
- a CDS encoding LacI family DNA-binding transcriptional regulator, with product MATIDDVAKLAGVSIATVSRVFNNSPLVSEKARQKVLKAAEELGYKPSMPARSLAMKKTNTIGLIVPDISNPYYAEVVRGIEDVCNIYKYNITLCNADNKREKEFQYIEMLKNRWVDGIIFHCDYFSKEHYEVFKNDNIKVVLAGRTTKFDVPYVGIDNFKAAYDAVNYLISLGHERIGIIHGPLDDMKETIDSVDRLRGYKQALIDNDLPIYDKFIKEANFKYKGGYNAAMEMLKGEMRPTAIFAISDIMAMGVINAVFDSGLSCPEDISVMGFDNIDLSEATRPSLTTVSQPMYEIGAVAARMLIKMLNGENIDEYQTILEHKIVVRNSCKFPKE from the coding sequence ATGGCGACAATAGATGATGTAGCAAAATTAGCAGGTGTTTCTATTGCAACTGTTTCGAGAGTTTTTAATAATAGCCCTTTAGTAAGTGAAAAAGCCAGGCAAAAAGTTTTAAAAGCAGCAGAAGAGCTGGGATACAAACCCAGTATGCCCGCCAGAAGCCTGGCGATGAAGAAGACAAACACTATAGGGTTAATTGTGCCTGATATATCAAACCCTTACTATGCAGAAGTAGTAAGAGGTATTGAAGATGTCTGCAATATTTATAAATACAATATTACTTTGTGCAATGCAGACAATAAAAGAGAAAAAGAATTTCAATATATAGAAATGCTAAAAAATCGGTGGGTTGATGGAATAATATTTCATTGTGACTATTTTTCAAAAGAGCATTATGAAGTCTTTAAAAATGACAATATAAAGGTGGTACTTGCAGGAAGAACAACAAAGTTTGATGTGCCTTATGTAGGAATTGATAATTTTAAAGCGGCTTATGATGCAGTGAATTATTTGATATCATTAGGCCACGAGAGGATTGGAATTATTCATGGTCCTTTAGACGATATGAAGGAAACCATAGATAGTGTGGATAGGTTAAGGGGATATAAGCAAGCTCTTATTGATAATGACTTACCAATTTATGACAAATTTATTAAAGAAGCAAATTTTAAGTATAAAGGCGGATATAATGCGGCGATGGAAATGTTAAAAGGCGAAATGAGACCTACTGCTATTTTTGCGATAAGTGATATTATGGCAATGGGGGTAATAAATGCAGTGTTTGACAGTGGACTTTCATGTCCTGAAGATATTTCTGTGATGGGCTTTGATAATATTGACTTGTCAGAAGCTACAAGGCCTTCTCTTACGACTGTATCACAGCCTATGTATGAAATAGGGGCTGTTGCAGCTAGAATGCTTATAAAAATGTTAAATGGGGAAAATATTGATGAGTATCAGACAATTTTAGAGCACAAAATTGTAGTAAGAAATTCTTGTAAATTTCCAAAAGAATAA
- a CDS encoding carbohydrate ABC transporter permease, with product MSYVNFVKKYKLEIAMLLPLLLYILGFTVYPIIQTITLSFQDQYTKAFTLANYKEIIGKTEFKQAFFNTVALTFISLTLEMTAGLVIALILRRSFKGKGLLRSLMLVPMGVPTLVSGVAMTYIFGLNGYFNELLEKLHLIKLPVDWASGGFKTLLMVSVADMWKVTPLVILLLLAGLESIADEVYEASNIDGATAWQTFKYVTLPLLKPSITMALILRAIDAFRIFELVLVLAGRATPVISTFAYDEYNNYANAYTSAAASTILLLIIAVFIVSYLKIAGTKEE from the coding sequence ATGTCTTATGTAAACTTCGTAAAGAAATACAAACTTGAAATTGCCATGCTTTTACCATTATTATTGTATATTTTAGGTTTTACTGTATACCCTATCATTCAAACTATTACTTTAAGCTTTCAAGACCAGTATACTAAAGCATTCACATTGGCAAATTATAAAGAGATTATAGGTAAAACAGAATTTAAACAGGCTTTTTTTAACACAGTAGCTCTTACATTTATAAGCCTTACTTTGGAAATGACAGCAGGACTTGTAATTGCGCTTATTTTAAGAAGAAGTTTCAAAGGGAAAGGGCTTTTGAGGTCTTTGATGTTGGTTCCTATGGGAGTTCCTACCCTTGTATCAGGTGTCGCTATGACATATATTTTCGGATTGAATGGTTATTTTAATGAACTTTTAGAAAAATTACACTTAATTAAACTTCCTGTGGATTGGGCGAGCGGTGGTTTTAAGACATTGCTTATGGTTTCTGTAGCTGATATGTGGAAAGTTACCCCACTGGTTATACTATTGCTTTTGGCTGGTCTTGAAAGTATAGCAGATGAAGTTTATGAAGCTTCCAATATTGACGGGGCAACTGCGTGGCAAACTTTTAAATATGTGACATTGCCACTTTTAAAACCCTCTATAACGATGGCCTTGATATTAAGAGCGATAGATGCTTTTAGAATATTTGAACTTGTACTTGTTCTTGCCGGTCGTGCTACTCCTGTTATTTCTACCTTTGCATATGATGAGTATAACAATTATGCAAATGCCTATACATCTGCGGCAGCATCTACAATATTGCTCCTAATAATAGCAGTATTTATAGTAAGCTACTTAAAAATAGCTGGTACTAAGGAGGAATAA
- a CDS encoding cell wall hydrolase: MKNKILKISVAYLMIFIMLVGGITSAYAYDKIHVVSKGESLYLIAKWYGSDVNNIKQANGNWSDLIYPGEELVVPVDENSAYYNYLVDRYLIAKMIYAEARGESFEGQVAVGAVILNRVKSGIFPNTVAGVIYQPDAFESVANGEFFNHEPDLTAFKAADAALAGWDPTGGALYFFNPATSTSWWIWTRTITNVIGHHWFAI, encoded by the coding sequence ATGAAGAATAAAATTTTGAAAATTTCTGTAGCATATTTAATGATATTTATAATGCTAGTCGGAGGAATTACTTCGGCATACGCTTACGACAAAATCCACGTTGTTTCAAAAGGTGAATCATTGTATTTAATAGCGAAATGGTATGGTAGTGATGTAAATAACATAAAACAGGCAAATGGGAATTGGAGCGATTTGATATATCCTGGTGAAGAATTAGTGGTGCCAGTAGATGAAAATAGTGCTTATTACAATTATCTTGTTGACAGATATTTAATCGCAAAAATGATTTATGCTGAAGCGCGTGGAGAAAGCTTTGAGGGTCAGGTCGCTGTAGGTGCGGTGATTTTGAATAGAGTAAAAAGCGGTATTTTCCCAAATACTGTAGCAGGAGTTATATATCAGCCAGATGCTTTTGAGTCTGTGGCAAACGGAGAATTTTTCAATCATGAACCTGACCTTACAGCTTTTAAAGCAGCAGATGCAGCTTTAGCCGGATGGGACCCAACAGGAGGAGCCCTATACTTCTTCAATCCAGCTACTTCAACTTCTTGGTGGATATGGACAAGGACAATTACAAATGTGATAGGACACCACTGGTTTGCAATATAG
- a CDS encoding carbohydrate ABC transporter permease, with protein sequence MRKIDISEKISNTAYIPIAIIAAILMIIPVYILFITSFAVPSDILKPHPDFFITRFTLDHWKDVFLSGNIWPPFKKSFVVATMTTIIAIIIAAPAAYVIAKMPSKIKYAVVLSLFFTRMFPDVGIALPIAVEFIKLNLMDTYLGLVMAHLIVNLPFAAWILVGTFETIPKDLEEAALVDGTSKLTALMRIIMPIALPGIAVTAIFVWLNSWNEFTYALYLTISDRTLPLQTYYYVQRGGIFDSATYAAVLTIPVMLVTFFLQKYMKSGYLAGAVKG encoded by the coding sequence ATGAGAAAAATAGATATTAGTGAAAAGATTTCAAATACAGCGTATATTCCAATAGCTATAATAGCAGCAATATTAATGATTATACCAGTATATATACTTTTTATAACTTCTTTTGCAGTGCCAAGTGATATATTAAAGCCTCATCCAGATTTTTTTATTACTCGCTTCACTTTGGACCATTGGAAAGATGTATTTCTTTCAGGAAATATATGGCCTCCTTTTAAGAAAAGTTTTGTAGTGGCAACAATGACTACCATCATTGCAATTATAATAGCTGCTCCAGCGGCTTATGTTATAGCGAAGATGCCATCAAAAATAAAATACGCAGTAGTATTATCACTATTTTTTACAAGGATGTTTCCTGATGTAGGTATTGCTCTTCCGATAGCAGTTGAGTTTATAAAATTAAATTTAATGGACACTTATCTAGGATTGGTTATGGCACACCTTATTGTAAATTTACCTTTTGCAGCATGGATATTGGTTGGAACTTTTGAGACAATACCAAAGGACCTAGAAGAAGCTGCATTAGTTGATGGAACAAGTAAATTGACGGCATTGATGAGGATTATAATGCCAATTGCACTTCCTGGCATAGCTGTTACTGCTATATTTGTATGGCTGAATTCCTGGAATGAATTTACTTATGCACTTTATTTGACTATTTCAGACAGGACTTTGCCTCTTCAAACTTACTATTATGTTCAAAGAGGAGGAATTTTTGATTCTGCCACATATGCAGCAGTACTCACAATCCCTGTAATGCTTGTGACATTCTTCTTACAAAAGTATATGAAGAGTGGATATCTTGCAGGTGCTGTTAAAGGTTAG